The genomic stretch CGACAGAGGTCCTTACTGAaccccaaatgtcctaaaatcctagaaatgtccagaaaactaaaattctgaaaatcccggaaatgcccaaaaatcctAGAGGTACAACAACCTTGAAAtcttcttaaatcctagaagctttctaaaatcctaaaattgtcctGCAACCCTCACAATGTCAGAAAAGACTACaattgtcctgaaatctgagaaatgtcctaaatcctagagacatgtatggggctgctgtgactggccctgCCCCCTGTcaatttgcaaaagtggccccaaagcagattaagttgagtatccctgtgCTGTGGTATCATTAGTGCTGAGTGATCCAAATTTGTTTTTACCACTTGTGCTCACGCCggcattgttgttgttaagtTTCGTGATTGTACAACTTTGCCAAAGAATgctatgcttaaaaaaacaaagcaggatCAGTGTCACGTTCAAGCACCATTTTCTCCATTTCTCTGAAGATCACCAGCGAGATTCTTCACAGCAAAATGTCCGTGTGAACACGAAATCCCACAGCCCCCAAGTACTGGCAAAATAGAGGGTGCCTTCTTACTGCCTGTCATCATTAATATGATCACATGAGGCACAGTATTTGTCTGTATTTACTTAAATCTGGTGAGTTTGCAGGATGGACACAGGTACAGGTCTATGTGTAGTGCACTTATCCTCACCGTAAATGCCTGCTGTAAATTAAATACGACGTAGAAGCTTTCCCTGTTTGCAGTGCTTCTTTTAAACATCCAGCCTCATTTTGGTAAAAAAGAGAGTCTGGGGTTCATGACAAATTCAAGTTTTTAACTCATGACGTTTTGTCGCGTTTGTTGATGACTAATCTAACTCCAGTGGATTTTGGAGTGATGTACATTGTAAAGTTAAGCTGCCATGTTGAAGTTACCGCACCTAATATTGGAGGTTTTAAACCGACGGTTGTTTTCgaatgcatgaaaatgaatgTCTACCTGTgtgtatgaaaatgtttttactgtagAGCAAACATTACTTCATCATAGCTGTTCGATTACttattgaatattttgtttcatAGTCTAGTCTTGGAGAGAGACTCAGTGTTGTGCTGCCAACTGTAAGAAACTAAAACAACAATAGCCCTGGATTTGTACACTAATGCAAGAATCACACCAAATATCCGGAAGCTCAGTCAACAATTTTATCTGATTAAGTGACGGATGACGAAGCCTGCCTGTCTGAATCACATGGGTTAGTCGGAGGGTAGACGATAAAGTGAATAAGAGCAGGACATGAAAATCAGATGAAGCTGGCCAAGAATACTTGCAACAGTAATGGCAGACGGCATTACTgttcaaagtaaaaatattttcactgtttgctCTCCTCTGTGACTGGAATTTACAGCTGAATGTTCACACAAGGAGAAAATATGGCCGTTAAATGAAAAGtttgttgacatgttttgtttttatgcgtTTGTTTTTCCCGTGCCGCCCAGCACGTTGTCCGCCTGCGTCTCCCGTCCgcctgattccatgtgaacgcagcattaaaAAGCAGTAAATGCTGGTTGGTTTGAAGGATGCTGTTAAGATGCTCTGAGGAAACTATTTGATCTATATTTGCAATGTGAAGTTAAGGAGGCCAacacagctcagctcagcttTGCCCAACCAAGTAatgcatcattttctttttaataacatgcagtattatcacttgtaattattttatttacattaatttgGTGCCTTGGAGTTTTGCTTTCACAGCCTGTATTATGAGATTGCTTaacactcacaaaaacataGGGCTGTACCAAATGATTTGAATCTTCCCTCTTAACGCTGACATTCAAATTCTGGATCAACATGCTATCAAATGTtggtctatttatttatttatttatttatttgcaagtCCTTTCATTCTGCTGAAAACTGGTATTTCTGCACAGTTGCAGATTAAATTTTAagtattatttataaaattaaattgcagTTGAGGCTGCATAGGATTGTTTCTGACTCACGTGAttcaaacatttccaataactttACGCTGTTAGATCCAGAAGTCATAATTAATTggaatttcaaaaaaattaattattgttaacattaacaacatgtttttatcgAATTAAATATTCTGCAATCCCTGTTTGTCGTTTAGGCTTTGAAAAAAGCACCTGTATTAACAGGGTGTTTTTGCAGCAAACcataaattacacaaaataattaaataaagggaatattattgttaaaagacaaaagaattatttaaatggaggattttgttcaagttttttttagggTGATGAGGTCATAAAATCTGAtgttcaaataataaaaacaaaacttagaAACTCAAAATCAGATACAGCCCTATAATAGATTTACTTCATCACTTTGATTTCTTTGTACCCAGAGCAActtggtgcagtttctttcattAACATGGTGGCAAATTAACAACTTGGTTAAGAATGTCGCAATAAATCAGAAATTTTAGACATTTATTGGAAGGAAAACTCCTTCAGATGTATCATCTTGTTTTTGAGGGGGTCCTAATTAGCTGTTTTAGAAAATCAGATTCAAAAAGGTCTAGGtaggaaaaagagaaatgcatTTCTAATTATCgtaatgacatttaaaattatgtcacagaattattatacatttttaagcacttattCCAAGTCATTtccgtgtttgtttgtgattgttattgttttatttttttgtaatgttccagtaatttccttgtacattttactaatttcttgctaatttttgggtcatttcttcattcactggtttttgaaagaaatcaaggcattttgctccggtttcaaagggtttaacttaacttaacttaagggttttacattatttttgttaaatttttaaattaaatattgtacAGACATTTGAGGTGCCAAGATGAATCCCTCCAAATTTGGTTTGTGATTTATGTTCCAACACCATCACAAGGTCAACGTGTAGTTTTGTGTCGAACGTTTCAACAACTAACGGATGGATTCACTTAgatgaattgtaataacttCACAGGTCAATACTTTGGTTTAACTTTTAGTTCAACTAATATTCAATAAATGTTCCTGGTACGTCTGtttctcacatttttgcatCCACTTATTGACACGCCGGCTTTTGTCTTGAAATTAAACACATTGCACTTTAATATGAGCTCGGCAAACAGCATCCCCACAAACCTATTCAATTTtgaatgtaaatacaaaaacagcaatgaaaacaacacaatactGACCATTTATAATAAAGTCTGTTGCAACACTGACCACAAATACCACAAAGCACTTTTATGAGCAATATTTACCATTaactaaaatcaaaaattgaaCTTGGCAGCgacaattttgccatatttAGTCTTCCGTCATATTGTAAATTTTCCCTGATGAGTTGAAGTTGTATGTACAAAACCTGATTCTGTAGcttcattcatgtgttttttggtatGTAAATagcaaaatgacatttaatgtATCATGTAGCTGTGATTTCACTTATTTTGCCGTtttctgtttgatttaaaaGTCTGGGAGGTGCATTAGTGTGTTCAAGTGAATGGCTGAATGACTTCTGAACCAGTCATAGGAGATAtgttacagtttatttttaaggtttGTCTTTTACAAAGGGAGTGTGTGACAAGCCCAAgctttgtgattttaaatgtagcaACAAGTTGAGCACTTAATCATTCAGTATGCTTACAGATGAAAATACTTTcagctttaaaacacatcacagcCCAGCTTACACAGCAACACGAGGAGTAGTTTGTGAACACTTTGTGCTGATTATTCTtgacaaagaaatcaaacttacTGCCACTCCTGTTTCAAACTGATCTCGCTGAATGtatttgtattgattttaaTGTATTCTATAGCGTGCTCCTTTTGTGTCTAGCCATTGAATCTCATGAGCTTTTGTTTCTCGTTTGTTCCACCTCTTGTGTTTACCTCTGTAATAATGGTAGTGTTACTAGTCTTGCCTTTTTGTGCACTAAATTAATAAACTTTACTTGATACCAGTTACAGTATCTTTTGCCattctttttttacaacttcttgaaatttaatttcagcacaattaccaaaaaaaccccattaattcagatatatttcaaatttacatatttttgatttctCTAACTGCATTAAAAGGTaattgtggtattttttaacctggaccctatttcccatgtttttctaTCTAAGTGATTAATTGCAGGaaatatacagtactgtgcaaaagtcttaggccactttgaactttattttagcaaggttgtCATGGCCACGCATATTGATTTCTCAGTAGTCTTTtaactaaaatacaaccagtacacattattttaaaaaaagcaaatatttcagaataaaacatcagGCTTAAGttacaaatatttactgtgacctCCATTTCCACACCATGTCTTGGCCTCTCTTAGGCAGACACTATGAGATTCACAGTactaatcttctggtgtatttacaccaggtagccaatgtccaaagctcaatattgactttttgagctaccttttgttatggttgtatgattccatgtttcacacgaaatattgacttcagtcagaagaggccttttttttttttgttgttgttttttttatttacttttttctgtctaaaacaTTGTACTTTGTATTCTGTGTATCTTCATAAAGACACTAAGCAATACATGCATACATCATGTCCTCAttcaaacttttccaaaacaagaTTTCTGCACAgaactgtatatattttttatttggtccAGTACTGAACGACAACACAGCAGCGGAATAATAAGCAGTGAAGCAGGACTGTGCTTGCTCTGGCTTTTTGTAGGAACTTCAGTCAGACTTGGTTCATCACTCAGGTCCTCCTCCACAAGTTCccacttttctctcctttcctgtTTGAAATTTAGTgagagttttttattttattcaggtGTATGTATTTACAGCCTTATTGTGTCAGTTATACTatcaaaaatgctttttcaaaaaaccaataaaaatataagaattcACTTGACAGGGGCCAGTGTTATTAAGTATATAAAGTATAATATAGCAATTTGTGGTAttacaacaaagtctgtgttaTCTGACAGTTTTTTAATCAAGACTTGTATTTTGTAATGCTTAAAGTCTGAAGTGGGCGTTGATGCAGTACAAGTATTACTTCAAAGCTGAATCCAAAAAACTTACTGTTCGTGAAGCAAATGGATGTTGTGGATGGCAGCCCTTCTTTGAGCAGTCGCAGATAGAAGTAGGTGCAGACGGTACATCTAAAGAAGATATCAAAAGGGATTCAAGACAACATGCACCGTATGAGTAGGACAGTACAGTTTACTGGATCGTTCAGCATCGCaaactcaaaaaatgtcaagttcaatttaaaaaaaatcagacacaatcaCTTAAAAGTAATACATCACTCTCCAATTCCATTTCTGTCAGTCACTCACCCTGTGTCATGTTGAATTTaggaagaaaactttgtttttctggtacgtttccacagtgaacaaagaatcaaaAATCGGACAACATTCTTGATTCATCTAAGTCATGGGGATCTACGtttaacaatagcaaaacttttttttaaggtggagctgcaacgattagtcaaaaatgttttgagaaaaagtaaagggcaacatttttattgaaaacatgcacacaggtttggaaggcatataatatttatggttttttttttattttaggatgcctGATAACATCAGGCAAAGGACCATAAATAGAAAATTAGCTCCCCAGCTTACTCAGGTGCATTTACATCTGTTTAAatgtggaggaggggggggttCCTTTAAAATCCACCACTGTATGCTAAGCACCACACTGAAAAACGCTCAATGTACAGTACTCATATTGCTCATGGTATATACATTGGACGAATATTTGCTTACCTAAACATTTGCGGTGACAGGGCAGACCGGGCAGCTGTGACAGAAAAGTCCCAGCTGTCTGTCtggcttttctctctctgcggCAGTCAAGAGCTTTGCTGCGTTTTTCACCTGCTCCTGGAGTAATTTCAGACAGTGAAAGTCCTCCCTGCACAGAGGACACTGTCCCTGTCTGACAGATGTGGAAGTTAGTGCCACAACCGCACCTGTGGGAGACAAGGACGGCGTGTGAGAGAGcaggaaatgttgcaaaaaagcgTAAAATATCTGTGTGTATGAATGAAATGTTCCTCTCTGTGAGTATCAGGagattttaaactaattttacaACATCCGAAAATCTGTTGATAGCTTCCACTTCACAATCTGTACGTCAACAGCTGGATGTGCCGTAGCGGGACGGATACGGTTTTATGGGGTCATGTTCAGGTCAGCAGTGCAACAAAAGTTGACTAGAACATCTTACATCACCCTGAAACTTGACTGAAACAATAACAGTGTGACACTGTGACCAACTACAGCCGCCCACACACCTGCACAAAGACATGTGCTGTTTTctctccagcagctcctcctgACAGATGGGACACACATCCTGGGCTTGGATCGCTTTCCGGCAGACACTTCCAGCCTCCTGGTCCATGACTGGTTGGCTCGGGGTCCCAGAAGCAGCAGTGGGATCATTTTCCGTCCGGTTTTCTTTGGTTTGTTGTAAACCATGGAGCACCTCCAAGATCCGTCTCTCCCCAAGTCCACACTGAAATGAATCTGGAGCAGAGTTATTTTTAACATGGCATATCAGCAGCAGCACTTGTACAAGGTTGGGTCAGCTATTTCAAAATTCCTACGaacaatagaataaaatagtCTATTAGTGTAGCATATTAACACAGCACTGCGATGCTCATATGAGAAAGCTTTAGAATGAATTGCATTTTACAATGTAGcttaattaaaaagtttattttgcattgaaaaaaaatatgtatcaaAACAAACTTACATTCATGTTTTCTGGGTAGTCTGAAGCTCCACAGCAAAACCCTGAAACAATAGAGACTACAGGTTAACTCGAAAGTTAGCAGTGCTAATAAATGGGTGCATTCTTGCCCTCACAAGGTCCCACCCCTAACTATCCCCCCTGAGAGGGACCCGCATGTCTCTGAAACGACCTGAATGGACCTCTTTACTCGCCGTAGTAATCCATAATGTGCGTTAGCATGCTGCTAACTCACCGCACATGCTCGGCTAACTCCTGCGGTTTGTTGTCCTCTTTCTGAAGTCAACAGAGTTcattgaaaaaaagcaaatgtggtTGCTTAAATCTAAGAACCACTGCCCCATCTGAGAAACACTGTTTGACCAcatcaaagtttttttcttgaataGTTTTTATAGCTCCCCGGTATTATGGATAAATACAATGACACTATTAATGTTGCACAACAGATCTGGGGAAATATTACCGGCTGAAAACTTAAGGCGTGTTAAGCTTTTAGTGTGTGTTATACACACCAGCAGACGTGTTTGCGCTGCTCCCTGGTGAACACAGGAAAAGTGCATGTAGGTGGATCGcccaaaaacacctggaaaatacgaaaaacacaacaaaacaagttttttatCGGAACCTTTGTTCACCGTGTACATGAAaagcaaaacttttaaaaaggcTCTTTGCATAAACCAAGAAACATGGTGAATTTGGCGTTATACCGACTGACAGGTAGTTAATGGCTGTCTGTAATAAATTCACGACTACGACAAATATTGCCGTACCTGGAAGTAGCTCGGGTCTCGTTgtgtattttaactttttcactgtCTCCTCAGTTATCACATAGCAACACAATGTCCCACTTTGACACAGCAAAACATCGGTTAACTTGCCGTTAACTTGCTAGCTAAACATTAGCATCTAACATAAAACACGCTTCGCGATCAATCGCCAATCAATAAAGTTTTACCGGAGCATTTGTCCACTGTGTACATGAAAAGAAACACTTGTAAAATGATTTTCGAGCTCACAAACTTTTCGCAGACCTTGAATTTGGCTTTGTAAGCTTGCACAGGTAGCTCGTTAGTCTTCCCGATTAGTTCGACAAATTTAATGGTTAAATATTTCTGTGCCCGGAAGTAGCTCGGAAGTCTTtgtgttttcaactttttaccGTCTACTTAGCTATCAAACAGCCACACGTTACCCCGTTTTAAGACAGAAAACCGTCGTATTCCTCCCCGCTGATTTGGTGTTCGCCTTTCGAGCCAAACATTTTGGATGTATAGTTTCCGGCCGCCAACTCACAACTTCCGGTTAGTGCAGCGAATCGACatgagtggtgaagggatgacgtcattttgtaggccaaccaggaagttagtGTCGCTCTTAATCCCACGTCAAAAAACCTTATGGGACTTTTGAATGGGTTTCGATTATCACTAAAATAAACTTTGTGACGCACTTTTCATCACCACTTTTATGAGTTTTGAGGCATAAATTAGATCGTCAGAGGAAAAAAGTTGTTATTAGGTTATACGCGAACTACATCGCGGTCGCAACAACGTAAACTTCACAACTTTCCATTAACTTGTTAGTTAACCATTAGTGTGGTGATTCTCACAAGCAAAACGCATAACAATCAATCCCtaattaataatgtttttttttttttgttttttttaccggAGCATTTGTCCACTGTGTACATGAAAAGCAACACTTGTGAAATGATTTTCAAGCTCACAAACTTTTCGCAGACCTTGAATTTGGCTTTGTAAGCTTGCACGTGTAGCTTCGTTAGTCTCCCCGATTAGTTTGACAAATTTAATAGTTAATAAGACAGAAAAGCGTCGTATTCCTCCCCGCTGATTTGGCGTTCGCCTTCCTTATCAAATATTTTGAATGTATAGTTTCTGGCCGCCAATTCACGACTTCCGTTTAGTCGACatgagtggtgaagggatgatgAATTTTGTAGCCCAACCAGGAAGTTAGTGTGGCTCTTAATCCCACCAAGAAACCTTATGGGACTTTTGAATGGGATTTCGATTATCACTAAAATAAACTTTGTGACGCACTTTTCATCACCACTTTTACGAGTTTTGAGGCATAAATGAAATCGCCAGAGGCAAAAAGCTGTTATTAGGCTAAACGCCAACTACATCGCGGCCGCAACAACTTAAACGTCACAATTTGCCGTTAACTTGTCAGTTAACCATTAGTGTGTCGATTCTCACAAGCAAAACGCATAACGATCAATCCCtaattaataaagtttttaccGGAGCATTTGTCCACTGTGTACATGAAAAGCAACACTTGTGAAATGATTTTCAAGCTCACAAACTTTTCGCAGACCTTGATTTGGCTTTGTAAGCTTGCACAGGTAGCTCGTTAGTCTTCCCGATTAGTTCGACAAATTTAATCGTAAATATTTCTGTGCCCGGAAATAGCTCGGAAGTCTTTATGTATTTCAACTTGTTACCGTCTACTTAGCTATCGAACAGCCACACGTTATCCCATTTTAAGACAGAAAACCATAATTTTCCACCCCGCTGATTTGTTCGCCTTTCGAGCCAAACATTTTGAGGGGGTAATTTCCGGCCGCCAATTCACAACTTCCGTTTAGTGCAGTGTATTGACATAAGCGCGTGAGTGGGGAAGGGGCGACATATTTTTGTAGTCCAACCAGAAAGATcgcctacaaaaatacgtcaaaACCTGTTCGCTCTACATTGGCATCTGCTGGTAGAAGCTTGAGTTTCATCATTATTTTGGTTAGGGCTCTGGCCCACTCTGTCCAGAAGAGGGCGCCGTTGCAAAGGAATAGAAATCCTTTTTCAGTTCTCTGCTTCCACATTCAAAGTAGTTACTTAGTGaaacatctttttcttcttttaaataaatatatatatatatatatatatatatatatatttttacatatattgtatattttctgtaaatttaacAGCCCAATTGTAATCTTTTAAGTCTGGGACTCTTTCGtggaaatttgaagaaaaaaaaaaaatataaaaatgttcaaaaacaaaaataataataacagaacacaataaataaaaaaattaaacaaaaacacaaaacatgactagtaataataataataataataggtattattattattattagtagtagtagtagtagtggtggtattacaaaaagacaaaattacaaCTTGTTGACATAATAGGATTATTACTAGTTTTTCAATGTCTGTTAATAAAATTTGCAATATAACTTTTGATTTTAACAGccataaatacaaaacagaccTATTTATAAATACGCAAGACCTTTGCAGGCACATGAAGAAAGAAATTCCACTCTGTGCGATAAAGCATTCATCATGACGTACAGCCAGGACAAGTTTACGTCATACACAATGAAAATGATGCATGTTAATGGCTATCAATCATATCAGCGCTTCGTACCCATTACCCATTACAGTGTAGGGATGTCCCTCCAGCATGTGATGTCATCCCTAGCCCCAGTCAGTTTTTATCAGGACAGCTCAGTGTTGCCTCTGACTCTGCTGCGAAACACACGCTGAGGGAATACTCCTGTAACATTTTGCCTTTTCCTGCAAAGGCAAACTATCAGACTGAAGGATTACCCTTGAAGAAGTGGCAAACATTGCATTGTTATCATTTTCTGCTCCTGAAAGGGTAAGTTTCTTTTAATAGTTGTAATGTTTCAGCATGTAGACCTGGATTACTCTTAAAACACTGGTTATGATACTGAAAGCGGGACAAACgtttattttcaaatgtcacATTGAAATAGAAACGTTATCTCAAAGCCTATCTGATGTGGTGCACATTGAAAACAGATATGGTGGGGAAGGCGTAAAGATGCTTTTAGCCCTTAAAAGATCAGTTTATTTTCTCTACATGAGTATTAAACAGAGAATAAATTCATTTATACTTCAAAACACATGAAGAGAGATGATAGAAGACTATTTAGTGTATAGCAAACGAATGAATCTCTCTTTGCATGActgtttctgacatttaaacacaatatATTAGTGTTATATAATGGGATTAAGACCTAATAAAGTCATGGATCAGATTGTAAATCATTGTGGACAATAAAAGgatattgtcattttgagttATTATGTGTCTTTGTTGGCTTTAAGAGAGTTTTTGGGTGTGTTCACGAATAAATTAATCATATAAATGGACAGATATTTCCTGAATTTTCAGCCAGGAAGTTGGAAATTAATAGTTTGTTTTGCTCTGACAGTATTATTAACTGAAAAGTGTCACTCTCATGCTGTAGCCTGACGAGAGTGAAGGAGCGAGTGGAAAGATTTTGTGGTTGAAAGTAAATTTGTAAAGCTGGGCATAGGTAAATAATACAGTATATACCTGAAtctattacaaaaaaaagaaatatttcatttttgttacattaaccctttgaaaacataaaaatatcaagatacaACATGGAAAtatataaatctaaaataataataataataattaccaataacaataacatatcaaaatacaattaaaaatggGTTATATATAAATTCACTTTACATAGACATACATATTTAGTCCAATCTACATaggaaaatacaaacattatttaacaaaaagttGAAATTAAAAGGTTCTCTTTATATTGTCACAATTTCAACAAGTCAAAATGGACAGTCCTGTTCCTAAGTATATaatctttttaataattaatccCAGTGTTTCCACATTTTTTCATTAGTGATgtccatctttttatttttaaaaaatccctctgTATTCTgagtatatatatttacagtaataGCAGTTGCTGAGGAGCACGTAGCTCATTTTGAATCACAtttttcaccccaaaattaaaccATTGACCATTTAAGTTCTTAACTAGGTGAGATGAAAAGTGATTGGGATATTTTTCTCAGACAACAAAAGttataaaatattgttaaattCAGCATCATCACTGATTGTGCTGACAAAACCTCTATACTGCTAATGTTTTTACCACCATTAGAATTATTATTGtctatttattatgtatttcaCCATCTTTTCTTGGTTGTGATTCCTGTGTTCaatatatattatgttgtaTTCTCAAGCGTATACACTGTGTAACATAAGTGAGTTTGCAGCACATGTTCTTTCTCTATTTGTCACATTAATGTCTTTTGGCTAAACCTTAGTTAAACTTGCTCAACGTGCATAATAAGCATGCAGGAAGGAAGCTGTGGGGAACAGAGGAAGTAAAGGCCACATCTGTAACCTTAACATCCAAAAGGGGAAACCTGccttttacaaattaaaaacatgggacTGAAACGATCGAAGCAAAGAGTGAATGTCACattgtttaaatattgtaacactgatattattttcttgtacacAAACAGATTATAAAGCCCACGGTGATCAGAGCAGATGGATTTAAACGGCTTCATGTATCTCCTGATCCTTTGTGCCCTCAATAAGGTAGCGGTTGTGTGTAAACTGTACAGTTTTTATcctaaaatatgcagttttggCTCAATATGTCACCTTCATATGCTCTTCTTGTATGGTTTTGCAgcgttattgtttatttttagataagGCATGCCAATTTGAAGCAAGTTCTGTTagttattctattttttattcattcatttttgttggTACGTGTATTTTGGCTGTGCACATTAGATTAAATGTGATCCTGGATCTCAATGTGTGGATAATCTTTTAATCTATAAtctatttttagaatatttttcacCACAACTTAAGTTCTTTGCTtctaaaaactgcatttaaccCCCTCCTGTCATTCAGAACTATTTATTTGATTGGCTGAATACTTTTTCTTGGAcagattactgaacaggcctacagGACAGAGGCCCAGAGGCCCAAACTGCCAGGGGCCACCTTAgcctttacctgcaaaatgttaTACAAATTAACATGTGCAAATTAgacagagactcaaaatgaccacaaaaatggacaaaacaaccaaaaagaagcacaaaacaaCTAAGACAtacaaattacctcaaagagatcCTAGATTACCTGAATGAGACCCAaatgaagacataaaacaactacaggggacacagaatgattacaaagagacacaaaacaaccaaaaagacacaaaattagaGACCTACATAACCCAAATAACTACAAAACgacaaccacaaatacattcaaTTACCGCAAGGAGACACAGAATACCCCAAAGAGATCCAAAGGACtacaaaaaagatttaaagtagACAaagaatgacaacaaagagacacaaaacaattacataaaatccactcaaagagacacaaaatgactacaaagagacagaaaatgacaacaaattgacacaaaacaactaagagagacacacaattaccccaaagagacctaagtgacaacaaaatgacataaaacaatCGCATTGAGACTCAGAATGACTAAAAAGAGTAAGAAAACAACctaaagatgcaaaatgatttaatgttgCACTTCCATAAAGTCAAGCAACTTatgaaaaacagattaaaataaagaatggCCAAAATCGAAGAAGCAGAGATTGAGATGTATTC from Plectropomus leopardus isolate mb chromosome 24, YSFRI_Pleo_2.0, whole genome shotgun sequence encodes the following:
- the zswim2 gene encoding E3 ubiquitin-protein ligase ZSWIM2, which codes for MQVFVNTGGHVFLGDPPTCTFPVFTREQRKHVCWVLLWSFRLPRKHEYSFQCGLGERRILEVLHGLQQTKENRTENDPTAASGTPSQPVMDQEAGSVCRKAIQAQDVCPICQEELLERKQHMSLCRCGCGTNFHICQTGTVSSVQGGLSLSEITPGAGEKRSKALDCRRERKARQTAGTFLSQLPGLPCHRKCLDVPSAPTSICDCSKKGCHPQHPFASRTERREKWELVEEDLSDEPSLTEVPTKSQSKHSPASLLIIPLLCCRSVLDQIKNIYSSVQKSCFGKV